One Brassica napus cultivar Da-Ae chromosome C4, Da-Ae, whole genome shotgun sequence genomic region harbors:
- the LOC125585628 gene encoding homeobox-leucine zipper protein HDG2-like → MWKLMTEEFMTYISTWLVGHAFGAKRWVAILDRQCERLASVMATKISSGEFEVGGTNILLVSQVISLNHFRSRVIVYYIDECAVITNQEGRMSMLKLAERMVISFCAGVSASTAHTWTTLSGTGAEDVRVMTRKSVDDPGRPPGIVLSAAISFGIPVPPKRVFDFLRDENLRNEVTLLVTNNLVFDLEQSFN, encoded by the coding sequence ATGTGGAAGTTGATGACAGAGGAGTTCATGACTTATATAAGCACATGGTTAGTAGGTCATGCCTTTGGTGCTAAACGCTGGGTAGCTATTCTTGACCGCCAATGCGAGAGGTTAGCTAGCGTCATGGCAACAAAAATTTCCTCAGGAGAATTCGAAGTTGGCGGTACAAATATATTACTTGTTTCACAAGTAATCTCTCTGAATCATTTTAGAAGCAGAGTTATAGTGTACTATATTGATGAATGTGCAGTGATAACTAATCAAGAAGGGAGGATGAGTATGCTGAAACTGGCGGAGAGGATGGTTATAAGCTTTTGTGCAGGAGTGAGTGCTTCAACTGCTCACACATGGACTACATTGTCTGGTACAGGAGCTGAAGATGTTAGAGTGATGACCAGAAAGAGTGTGGATGATCCAGGAAGGCCTCCGGGTATTGTTCTTAGTGCAGCTATTTCGTTTGGGATCCCTGTTCCTCCAAAGAGAGTTTTTGACTTCCTCAGAGATGAGAATTTAAGAAATGAGGTAACCCTTTTAGTTACTAACAACTTGGTTTTTGACTTGGAACAGAGTTTTAATTAA
- the LOC106392443 gene encoding homeobox-leucine zipper protein HDG2-like — translation MNLCETLQWDILSNGGVVQEMAHIANGRDTGKCVSLLRVNSANSSQSNMLILQESCTDPTASFVIYAPVDIVAMNIVLNGGDPDYVALLPSGFAILPDGNAIGGGEGGSLLTVAFQILVDSVPTAKLSLGSVATVNNLIACTVERIKASMSCETA, via the exons ATGAATCTTTGTGAAACATTGCAGTGGGATATTCTGTCAAATGGTGGAGTTGTTCAAGAGATGGCACATATTGCTAATGGGAGGGATACAGGAAAATGTGTTTCTCTCCTTCGTGTAAAT AGTGCAAACTCTAGCCAGAGCAACATGCTGATCCTACAAGAGAGTTGCACTGACCCTACAGCTTCCTTTGTTATATATGCTCCAGTGGATATTGTAGCGATGAACATAGTGCTTAATGGAGGTGATCCAGACTATGTAGCTCTTCTTCCATCAGGTTTTGCTATTCTTCCTGATGGTAATGCCATCGGTGGAGGAGAAGGAGGGTCACTGTTGACAGTTGCTTTTCAGATTCTTGTTGACTCGGTTCCCACGGCTAAGCTGTCTCTTGGATCTGTTGCAACTGTTAACAATTTGATTGCTTGCACGGTTGAGAGGATCAAAGCTTCTATGTCTTGTGAGACTGCTTGA